One window of the Solanum stenotomum isolate F172 chromosome 11, ASM1918654v1, whole genome shotgun sequence genome contains the following:
- the LOC125845592 gene encoding uncharacterized protein LOC125845592, whose translation MARTKHRQSVPVPKTKKDSPGPSQVNHLDEDSWIIVKKQKVTILVPPLPVPKQSVVHNAGESLIHVPTIKPTDNQPQQVEMHTEAQVVCEKEVPKSLAPELAIPTVAEVVPQLTSQFPRPLRQSERERLESRPMPSFKTNRTTGVCSTSKITKPSIITADKGALINKRIRAINLERKLESAGGLRSWLVSRGFEHFVNIFQTKSINKYQLANLTMEKLKEMGSHAVGPRRKLIHAIDCLCRPCCFDHPNLTRRDDFVK comes from the coding sequence ATGGCAAGGACAAAACATCGACAGTCTGTACCTGTTCCTAAAACCAAGAAGGATAGTCCGGGACCTTCACAGGTAAACCACCTGGATGAAGATAGCTGGATAATAGTCAAGAAGCAGAAAGTTACAATTTTGGTCCCACCCCTACCTGTACCTAAGCAGTCCGTGGTGCATAATGCTGGAGAAAGCCTGATACATGTACCAACGATTAAACCTACTGATAATCAACCACAACAAGTTGAGATGCATACTGAAGCTCAGGTAGTTTGTGAAAAGGAGGTGCCAAAGTCTTTGGCACCTGAACTTGCTATACCAACAGTTGCAGAAGTAGTTCCACAATTAACTTCTCAGTTCCCAAGACCATTAAGGCAAAGTGAAAGAGAGCGTTTAGAAAGTCGACCAATGCCTAGTTTCAAAACTAATAGAACGACTGGTGTTTGCTCCACCTCTAAGATTACCAAGCCATCAATTATTACTGCTGATAAGGGTGCGTTGATTAATAAAAGAATAAGAGCAATTAATCTTGAGCGCAAGCTTGAAAGTGCTGGAGGCTTGAGAAGTTGGCTGGTTTCAAGGGGCTTTGAACATTTTGTGAACATCTTTCAGACCAAGAGCATTAACAAGTATCAATTGGCAAATCTAACCATGGAAAAGCTCAAGGAGATGGGTTCACACGCTGTTGGTCCTCGCAGAAAACTGATACATGCTATTGACTGCCTTTGTCGTCCATGTTGTTTTGACCATCCTAATCTCACGAGACGAGATGACTTTGTCAAATGA